In a genomic window of Microbacterium amylolyticum:
- a CDS encoding phytoene desaturase family protein, translating into MTTDVDAVVVGSGPNGLVAAVTLAEAGWKVLVLEAQNQAGGGMRTEELTLPGFRHDVCSAVHPMALASPAFRELELAREGLAFAQPRIPLGHPIAPGDTAYLRRDVVETAAGLGADGPLWKAVMGTFGSRWPQLARAIGNPLRPTPDLIALGATSVWPTTWLMRGLRDEHTRALLAGIAAHSINDLHQPATALIGVALGAFAHGVGWPVAIGGSQSIADALIARLRSLGGDVVTGHRVRNVDNLPSARAVLLSTTPRQALQLAGHRFAPRYAKTLSRFRYGPGVFKVDWALDAPVPWSDPELAGAGTVHIGGRGADVVRAEREVAQGRVPDEPFVLLSQPTDADPSRAPEGKHTLWAYCHVPHGSEVDMTDAIEQQIERFAPGFRDRIIGRHTMDPAAMEAHNANDIGGSIDGGLADLRQLLARPTASLTPWATSDERIFLASASTMPGPGVNGMAGRLAAQTVLKRLG; encoded by the coding sequence GTGACCACAGACGTAGATGCCGTCGTCGTCGGCTCGGGCCCCAACGGGCTCGTTGCTGCCGTCACTCTCGCCGAGGCCGGATGGAAGGTTCTCGTCCTCGAGGCACAGAATCAGGCGGGCGGCGGGATGCGCACGGAGGAACTCACGCTGCCCGGTTTCCGGCACGATGTGTGCTCCGCCGTTCACCCAATGGCGCTCGCGAGCCCCGCGTTCCGCGAGCTCGAACTGGCCCGCGAGGGCCTTGCGTTCGCACAACCGCGGATTCCGCTTGGTCATCCCATCGCGCCGGGTGACACGGCCTATCTGCGCCGTGACGTCGTCGAAACCGCCGCGGGCCTCGGTGCCGATGGGCCCCTGTGGAAGGCCGTCATGGGCACATTCGGATCGCGCTGGCCGCAACTCGCCCGCGCAATCGGCAACCCCCTGCGCCCCACCCCGGACCTCATCGCACTCGGCGCAACGAGCGTCTGGCCGACCACTTGGCTCATGCGCGGGCTCCGCGATGAACACACGCGTGCCCTCCTTGCCGGAATCGCAGCGCACTCGATCAACGATCTGCATCAGCCGGCGACAGCGCTCATCGGCGTCGCACTCGGCGCATTCGCACACGGCGTCGGCTGGCCCGTGGCGATCGGCGGATCACAGTCGATCGCCGATGCCCTCATCGCGCGTCTGCGCTCGCTGGGCGGAGACGTTGTCACGGGCCATCGCGTGAGGAACGTCGACAACCTGCCATCCGCGCGCGCGGTTTTGCTCAGCACCACCCCACGCCAGGCGCTACAGCTTGCTGGCCACCGCTTCGCCCCGCGGTATGCAAAAACGCTATCGAGATTCCGCTATGGACCGGGCGTTTTCAAGGTGGACTGGGCGCTCGACGCACCTGTTCCGTGGTCGGACCCCGAACTTGCCGGCGCCGGCACCGTGCATATCGGTGGCCGTGGCGCCGACGTTGTGCGTGCGGAACGCGAGGTCGCCCAGGGACGGGTGCCTGATGAGCCCTTCGTGCTGTTGTCGCAGCCGACGGATGCCGACCCCTCGCGTGCCCCAGAAGGGAAGCACACGCTCTGGGCGTATTGCCATGTGCCCCACGGATCCGAGGTCGACATGACCGATGCGATTGAACAGCAAATCGAGCGTTTCGCTCCGGGGTTCCGCGATCGCATCATCGGCCGTCACACCATGGACCCCGCCGCCATGGAGGCACACAACGCCAACGACATCGGCGGATCGATCGACGGCGGGCTGGCCGACCTGCGCCAGCTCCTCGCGCGCCCCACCGCAAGCCTCACGCCATGGGCAACGAGCGACGAGCGCATTTTCCTCGCGTCGGCTTCGACGATGCCCGGCCCCGGGGTCAACGGCATGGCCGGCCGCCTGGCGGCGCAAACGGTTCTGAAGCGGCTCGGCTAG
- a CDS encoding anthranilate synthase family protein — protein sequence MTDPAFLRELAADPSHSFALIARDGADSVELLTGDIVDVELLADIPLTGNDGRPQEVLALVPFRQVRERGFAAHDDGAPLRCLIVDDRTTFAAADLIASLPSEQVPLGDAGFDITDDEYADVVRTVIRDEIGRGEGANFVIRRDYTASVSADPRVAALTWFRALLEHERGAYWTFAIVTPDHIAVGASPEAHVTAHRDGDSDARVVTMNPISGTFRHPSGGPTVETLSEFLENTKETEELFMVVDEELKMMSAVCSDGGRITGPHLKEMSRLTHTEYVLRGTSRLDPRDILRETMFAPTVTGSPMQNACAVINRHETKPRGYYSGVAALFTPRGDGGHDLDAPILIRTAYIENGMLRVPAGATLVRHSDPYGEVGETHGKAAGVLGAIGAIPRAFTNVAGVDEDAPVAGPTKLADVPEIAELLASRNARLATFWLDEQSSETTPPFAGQSALVIDVEDRFTTMLAHQLRHLGLDVSIVHWSEATNEQVDAAEIVVSGPGPGDPLDDENPRIGRLREIVARRLDACSPLIAVCLSHQVLARRLGIGIQPLASPHQGLQLTVDIFGEPAAIGFYNTFTAHVMPGVSHLTPSESRCGEIGDVDIAASASGDVYALRGRGFASVQGHLESILSRDGIRTLERLVAHATGSVGA from the coding sequence TGTGGAGCTGCTCGCCGATATCCCCCTCACGGGAAACGACGGGCGCCCCCAGGAAGTGCTCGCCCTCGTCCCTTTTCGCCAGGTGCGCGAGCGCGGATTCGCGGCGCACGATGACGGAGCACCGCTGCGCTGTTTGATCGTGGACGACCGAACAACGTTCGCGGCGGCTGACCTGATCGCGTCCCTCCCCTCGGAGCAGGTTCCCCTCGGCGACGCGGGTTTCGACATCACCGACGATGAATACGCCGACGTTGTCCGCACCGTCATTCGCGACGAAATCGGGCGCGGTGAGGGCGCGAACTTCGTGATTCGCCGCGACTACACGGCGTCGGTTTCCGCGGATCCGCGCGTGGCCGCGCTCACGTGGTTCCGCGCCCTGCTCGAGCACGAGCGCGGCGCGTACTGGACCTTCGCCATCGTCACACCGGACCACATCGCTGTCGGCGCCAGCCCGGAAGCGCATGTCACGGCGCACCGCGACGGAGACTCGGATGCGCGCGTTGTGACGATGAATCCCATCTCGGGAACGTTCCGTCATCCCTCTGGCGGTCCGACCGTCGAAACGCTCTCGGAGTTTCTCGAGAACACGAAGGAAACCGAAGAGCTCTTCATGGTCGTGGATGAAGAACTCAAGATGATGAGCGCCGTGTGCAGCGACGGCGGCAGAATTACGGGCCCGCACCTAAAGGAAATGTCCCGGCTGACGCACACGGAGTACGTGCTGCGCGGAACCAGTCGCCTTGACCCCCGCGACATTCTGCGCGAGACGATGTTCGCCCCGACCGTGACCGGGTCACCGATGCAGAACGCGTGCGCCGTGATCAACCGCCACGAGACGAAACCGCGCGGATACTATTCCGGCGTCGCCGCGCTGTTCACGCCACGAGGCGACGGCGGACACGATCTGGACGCGCCGATCCTCATCCGCACGGCATATATCGAGAACGGCATGTTGCGGGTTCCCGCCGGTGCCACCCTCGTACGCCACAGCGACCCGTATGGCGAGGTGGGCGAAACCCACGGCAAGGCGGCAGGAGTCCTCGGCGCGATCGGCGCCATTCCGCGCGCCTTCACGAACGTGGCAGGAGTCGACGAGGACGCCCCGGTTGCCGGTCCCACGAAGCTCGCCGATGTTCCGGAGATCGCCGAGCTGCTCGCCTCGCGCAACGCTCGGCTGGCCACCTTCTGGCTCGACGAACAGTCGTCGGAAACGACGCCGCCGTTCGCGGGGCAGAGTGCTCTCGTCATCGACGTTGAGGATCGATTCACGACGATGCTTGCGCACCAGCTGCGCCATCTCGGCCTGGACGTGAGCATCGTGCACTGGAGCGAAGCGACCAACGAGCAGGTCGACGCGGCCGAAATCGTCGTCTCCGGCCCCGGCCCCGGCGATCCGCTCGACGACGAGAACCCCCGCATCGGACGCCTGCGTGAGATCGTTGCGCGGCGCCTCGACGCCTGCTCGCCCCTGATCGCCGTGTGCCTGAGCCACCAGGTGCTCGCCCGGCGCCTCGGCATCGGCATTCAGCCGCTTGCCAGCCCCCACCAGGGCCTGCAACTGACGGTCGATATCTTTGGCGAACCCGCGGCCATCGGGTTCTACAACACCTTCACAGCGCACGTGATGCCCGGCGTTTCCCACCTCACCCCGAGTGAGAGCCGGTGCGGTGAAATCGGCGATGTCGACATCGCCGCGTCCGCCTCCGGTGACGTCTATGCCCTCCGCGGCCGCGGCTTCGCAAGCGTTCAGGGCCACCTGGAATCGATCCTTTCCCGCGACGGAATCCGTACGCTTGAGCGCCTTGTCGCTCACGCCACCGGTAGCGTAGGGGCGTGA